One genomic segment of Phalacrocorax carbo chromosome Z, bPhaCar2.1, whole genome shotgun sequence includes these proteins:
- the FREM1 gene encoding FRAS1-related extracellular matrix protein 1 isoform X5 gives MVNQEHMLKTTLPLFARFIISNGLRTKHGTLMISLEPADQALPTLSRNMGLRLVEGAMALLSPDVLQLSDPDTAKENLTFLLAQLPQYGHLYYRGAVLLQYNFTQQDVDNRDVAYKHRGGDSQIDRFTFVATDGTNQGFIMNGRVQSEPVAFSIQVDHLDKMAPKIIHLHCFSDVELLKNGNYGIYITARSLKASDPNTKDDKIVFKILRGPRYGYLENITTGGFIQEGFSQKDLNSKIILYVINPSCEVNSDSLEFQVTDASGNSAVPQRLELRWSRIEMQQTEYEVCESVGVVSLKITRAGHSAESAFITVKVNEVSAMLGKDFTVTPSKLVQFDPGMSTKTWNIAITYDGLEEDDEVFEVVLNSPVNAVLGTRTKAVVKILDSKGGQCNYSHSSGQSKHDFWGRGMLFPVSSGSSSPPRPGSGPLEGIPPSPSKGMRKHGGDPRQGHSLANQSRTRLRVTGNGRIIHPSSVFRNGTDVVFKYHGMVSLKIEDDTPSAKANKKAQVPVINQAQPQINVVSSTKTEIPQADKAELASEPSSRHQDFYSFPKACTPHLKGLLHYEESTQKLFQCDGTIWKFWNSQSKEVSTKKCPSGWSHHEGCCYFLVVNHKVTWNTAARACREQYLGSLASVANEQHMQWLWDFSGRKPFWIGLNDQVSPGHWEWNGGEPVTYINWRRGSYHFTKRGRNCVFVQKRGKWQATDCRKVKRNSYICSRKL, from the exons ATGGTGAATCAAGAACACATGCTGAAGACTACCTTGCCTCTCTTTGCCAGATTCATCATCAGCAATGGACTGAGGACTAAGCATGGGACACTCATGATCTCCTTGGAGCCAGCTGACCAAGCTTTGCCAACACTATCTAGAAACATGGGGTTAAGATTAGTGGAAGGTGCTATGGCTCTCCTTTCTCCTGATGTCCTGCAGCTTTCAGACCCAGACACTGCCAAAGAAAACCTTACCTTCCTCTTGGCTCAGCTCCCCCAGTACGGTCATCTCTATTATCGAGGGGCTGTGCTACTACAGTACAATTTCACGCAGCAAGATGTGGACAACAGGGATGTTGCATACAAGCACCGAGGTGGGGATTCCCAGATTGACAGATTTACATTTGTTGCAACAGATGGGACTAATCAAGGCTTCATCATGAATGGGAGGGTGCAGAGTGAGCCGGTGGCATTCAGCATTCAG GTGGATCATTTGGACAAAATGGCACCAAAAATTATTCATCTCCATTGCTTTTCTGATGTGGAACTGCTGAAGAATGGCAATTATGGAATCTATATTACTGCCAGGTCCCTGAAGGCATCTGACCCCAATACAAAAGATGACAAAATAGTTTTTAAGATTTTACGAGGTCCTCGTTATGGCTACCTGGAAAACATAACAACAG gtggATTTATTCAGGAAGGTTTTAGCCAAAAGGatttaaacagcaaaatcaTACTTTATGTCATCAATCCATCTTGTGAAGTAAATTCAGACAGTTTGGAGTTTCAAGTCACAGATGCCAGTGGAAACTCTGCAGTGCCCCAAAG gCTGGAGCTACGGTGGTCTCGGATTGAAATGCAACAGACTGAATATGAAGTGTGTGAGAGTGTGGGAGTTGTGTCTCTGAAAATCACCAGGGCAGGACACTCTGCAGAGTCCGCCTTTATCACAGTGAAG GTCAATGAAGTATCTGCTATGCTGGGAAAGGACTTTACTGTGACTCCCTCCAAGCTTGTTCAGTTTGATCCAG gAATGTCAACCAAGACGTGGAATATAGCAATTACCTATGATGGATTAGAGGAAGATGATGAAGTCTTTGAAGTAGTTCTGAACTCCCCTGTGAATGCTGTTCTTGGCACCCGGACAAAAGCTGTAGTGAAAATTTTGGACTCAAAAGGAG GTCAGTGCAACTATTCCCATTCTTCTGGCCAAAGCAAGCACGACTTCTGGGGGAGAGGCATGCTGTTTCCAGTATCCTCGGGCTCCTCATCACCTCCCAGGCCTGGCAGTGGTCCCTTGGAAGGGATCCCACCGTCTCCTTCCAAAGGGATGAGAAAGCATGGAGGGGACCCACGGCAGGGACACAGCTTGGCAAATCAGTCACGGACCAGGCTGAGAGTGACTGGAAATGGCAGAATA ATTCATCCTTCATCTGTATTTAGAAATGGAACCGATGTGGTTTTCAAA TATCATGGAATGGTATCACTCAAAATAGAGGATGACACCCCATCAGCTAAAGCAAACAAGAAGGCTCAAGTGCCAGTAATTAACCAAGCACAGCCACAGATAAATGTTGTCTCCTCTACGAAGACAGAAATCCCACAAGCTGATAAGGCAGAACTGGCATCTGAACCAAGCTCAAGACATCAG gaCTTCTACTCTTTTCCAAAGGCCTGTACACCACATTTAAAGGGGCTTTTGCATTATGAAGAAAGCACTCAAAAGTTATTTCAGTGTGATGGGACAATATGGAAATTCTGGAATTCCCAAAGCAAG gaggTAAGCACAAAGAAATGTCCCTCTGGATGGAGTCATCACGAGGGCTGCTGTTATTTCCTGGTAGTGAATCACAAGGTCACCTGGAACACTGCTGCTCGGGCTTGCAGAGAACA GTACCTGGGGAGTCTAGCAAGTGTGGCTAATGAACAACACATGCAGTGGCTGTGGGACTTCAGTGGAAGGAAGCCCTTTTGGATAG GCTTGAATGACCAAGTCAGTCCTGGACACTGGGAGTGGAATGGAGGAGAACCTGTAACCTACATAAACTGGAGAAGAGGCTCCTACCACTTtacaaagagaggaagaaattgtGTATTTGTGCAGAAGCGAGGAAAATGGCAAGCAACTGACTGCAGGAAGGTCAAACGGAACAGCTATATATGTTCAAGAAAGCTGTAA